The stretch of DNA ATTATTAGAAAATAAAATAGAAAATATTGAAATTATAGTTGGAGAAAATTTATCTTATGATGATGAAAAAATAAGTAGATTTTTTCTTAGTGATATAGAAAAATATAATAGAGAATTTTCTATAAATGTAATGGTGATAAAAAAATGCATATAAAAGACAGTGAATTTATAAGAGGAAATGTTCCTATGACAAAAGATGAAGTTCGTGCTATTTCTATTTCTAAATTAGAACTTGCTGAAGATTCTATATTAATAGATATTGGAGCAGGTACAGGTAGTATAGGAATTGAAGGAGCTACATATTTAAAAAGTGGTTTCGTTTATGGTATAGAAAAAAATATAGAAGCTGTTGAACTTATTGAAAAAAATTTAGAAAAATTTAATATAAAAAATTACAAATTAATTTATGGTTTAGCTCCAAAAGATTTAGATTTTTTAGAAGAAAATTCTTTTGATAGAATTTTTATAGGTGGAAGTTCTAATAATATGGAAAATATCTTAGATTTTTTTATAAAAAAATCTAAAAAAAATAGTAGATTTGTAATAAATTTAATAACTCTTGAAAATTTAGGAAAAGTTATAGATTTATTAAAAGAAAAAAAATTACTAGATATAGAGATTATAAATGTTAATATATCAAGAAATAAAAAAATAGGAAATTATAATATGATGATTGGAGAAAATCCAATATATATAATAA from Fusobacterium perfoetens ATCC 29250 encodes:
- the cbiT gene encoding precorrin-6Y C5,15-methyltransferase (decarboxylating) subunit CbiT, with amino-acid sequence MHIKDSEFIRGNVPMTKDEVRAISISKLELAEDSILIDIGAGTGSIGIEGATYLKSGFVYGIEKNIEAVELIEKNLEKFNIKNYKLIYGLAPKDLDFLEENSFDRIFIGGSSNNMENILDFFIKKSKKNSRFVINLITLENLGKVIDLLKEKKLLDIEIINVNISRNKKIGNYNMMIGENPIYIISGRKD